The proteins below are encoded in one region of Dehalococcoidales bacterium:
- the pilM gene encoding pilus assembly protein PilM produces MYVALNISSTNIKVLSLKGNRVNKYAGLDLADGLVRDGLILQPQAVGEAVNTLFKSTGLPRDKVVFSIAGLSFTYRFISLPRMKPALIEESILRAAKKEISLPLEELYLSWQPIPGKETEQSYFILGVPRNFIDAAVETLKSTNVPPYMMDLRPLALARTVQRSNVIVVNLDADCFDIVFITGGLPTVIHTISPRGEGATLEENIRRLSDELTKTAAFYQSDNPEAQINPATPLIITGDLAEERQVGDLINAEIEYPVEPFIPPVAAPDDFPAAAYASSIGLALKGAPLKTLPGSEQSHFMDINVNLLAGKYRKPKAKPVSSRYIWLSVALVIAVGLLYPLYQARQHAKTDNLKLATEFSNVQRELNLASLVDEETINAESTIADITAAAAAVRDAKLTILNARGDYGAGLRLVTGAMPPQISFTWIEIRPEDITIKGETDSVFSALAYAAALESQNHFTDVRVTSLDENVVETGAPDETTVITVITFEIYIQK; encoded by the coding sequence ATGTATGTTGCCTTAAATATCAGTTCCACTAATATAAAAGTTTTATCCCTCAAGGGGAACCGGGTAAACAAGTATGCCGGCCTTGACCTGGCTGATGGACTGGTGCGCGACGGGCTGATTCTCCAGCCCCAGGCGGTGGGGGAGGCTGTCAATACCCTGTTCAAGTCCACCGGACTGCCGCGGGATAAAGTGGTGTTCAGCATCGCCGGGCTGTCCTTTACCTACCGTTTTATCAGCCTGCCGCGGATGAAACCGGCGCTAATCGAGGAGTCCATCCTGCGCGCCGCGAAAAAAGAGATTTCACTACCGCTCGAAGAGCTGTACCTTTCCTGGCAGCCCATACCCGGCAAAGAAACGGAGCAATCTTATTTTATACTGGGTGTACCGCGCAACTTTATTGACGCCGCCGTGGAGACGCTGAAAAGCACCAACGTGCCTCCCTACATGATGGACCTGCGGCCGCTAGCCCTGGCCCGGACGGTGCAGCGGAGCAATGTAATCGTCGTCAATCTGGACGCCGACTGTTTCGACATCGTTTTCATCACCGGCGGCCTGCCCACCGTTATCCATACCATCAGCCCGCGGGGGGAGGGGGCAACACTGGAGGAAAATATCCGACGCCTGTCAGACGAGCTGACCAAGACCGCCGCTTTCTACCAGAGCGATAACCCGGAGGCGCAAATAAACCCCGCCACCCCCCTGATCATTACCGGGGACCTCGCCGAGGAACGCCAGGTCGGCGATTTGATTAACGCAGAAATTGAATATCCCGTTGAACCCTTTATCCCCCCGGTGGCGGCCCCGGATGATTTCCCCGCCGCCGCCTATGCCTCATCCATAGGGCTGGCACTGAAAGGGGCACCACTAAAAACCCTGCCCGGCAGCGAGCAGTCACACTTTATGGACATCAACGTTAATCTACTGGCGGGCAAGTACCGCAAACCCAAAGCCAAGCCCGTTTCCTCCCGCTATATCTGGCTAAGCGTGGCACTGGTTATCGCCGTGGGACTGCTCTATCCGCTTTATCAGGCCCGCCAGCACGCCAAGACGGATAATTTGAAACTGGCAACGGAGTTCAGCAATGTCCAGCGCGAGCTGAACCTGGCCTCCCTGGTCGACGAAGAGACTATCAATGCGGAGAGCACCATCGCGGATATCACCGCCGCCGCCGCCGCCGTCAGGGACGCTAAGCTGACCATCCTCAACGCCAGGGGGGATTACGGCGCCGGCCTGAGGCTGGTGACCGGGGCCATGCCGCCGCAAATATCCTTCACCTGGATAGAAATCCGGCCGGAAGATATCACGATAAAAGGAGAAACGGACAGCGTTTTCTCCGCCCTGGCTTACGCGGCGGCGCTGGAAAGCCAGAACCATTTCACCGATGTGCGCGTTACCTCACTCGATGAAAACGTAGTGGAGACCGGCGCGCCGGATGAAACAACAGTAATTACAGTAATTACATTTGAAATTTATATACAAAAATAA